The Cellulomonas oligotrophica sequence GCTGACTTCTCCGACCTTCGCGCCGGCGAGCGCACGGAGCGCTCCGTTGACGTCGTGCCTCGCTGCAGACGCCCTTCCGACCTCCAGGCGCGTCATGGCGCGACTCGACCGGGCCCAGATCTCCAGCTCGACCAGACCGTGGGCACGCGCGAGCCGAACCGCCTCGTCGAGGTGATCGAGCGCCTCCCCGTGCAGCATGAGAAGACGACGCGCTGTTCCGGAAGCCCTCAGTGCGTAACCCAGGACCTCAGGATCGCCCAGCTCACGGGCCTTGCCGACAAGACTGTCCGCGGTGCCGATGTACTGGGCGGGACTGGCGGTGACCTTGCCATGAAGCCCACGGGCACGGCGAAGAAGGTCGGCACGAGTCTCGTCAGTACCGATCCGCTCAACGGGGGAACGCCGTACAGGCACACAAGGATCGTAGGGGCGGGCCAGTAGTTCTCCTGATCCCGATGTATCAGGACGGCACCCGGTCTCTCCACGTGGGTGGGCACGTCCGTGCCCACCCACGACCCGGCTCTGTCCGGACCCCCTCGGAGGCCCCACGTGACGCGCTACCCCAGAGACACCGACGCCCTGGGCCGCCCCTTCGGCGACGACTACCGTCGCTCTCCGCTCCACGCCAGCACGAGCACCGGCGGCGCCGTCCCGGTCAGCGCCGCCCGGCTCGCACGCACCCCTGCCGGGCGCAGCGATCGTCGGCAGCGCGCCGCGATGCTGGAGCGGATGCGGACGGGATGGGACGCGACGCACAGCCAGCGCCTGGACATCGCCGTGAACAAGCACGACGCCGACACCCTCGTCGTCAACGGGGAGATCCTCGTCCGGGCGAGCTCGTGGCCGGAGGTGTCCGAGGAGCTCGAGGAGGCCGGCTTCTCGCGGGTCCCCCTGGGCTACCCCGACCTCGAGAGCCGACTGGTGCGCGTCGAGGCGTCGAAGGGGACGCCGATGCGCCGGGTGGAGCAGGTCGTGCGCGACCTCCGCGAGGAGGGGCACGCACTCTCCGTGTCCTACGTGACGCCCCTGGGTGCCCGCCCCGTCCTCAAGCCGACCGCCGGCGGGATCCTTCCCACGCCGGTGACCTTCGCGTCCTACGCGGACGAGCTGTCCGCGCACGGCGCCGGCGTGACGGTCGCGGTCATCGACACGGGCATCGCCGCCGAGGTGCGCACCGACGGGTGGCTCGACGCCGTGGCGCGCCACCCGACGGGTCCCGACGACAACATCGACGCTCTCGACGCGGCGCCCCCGGACGGGTACCTCGACCTCTACGCGGGGCATGGCACCTTCGTCGCCGGCGCCGTCGCGCAGGTCGCGCCCGCCGCGACGATCGTCGCCTACCGCGCGGTCGGGCCCGGCGGCGCCGGGTCCGAGCTGGACGTCGCCGCGACGCTTGTCCGGGCCGTCCGCGACGGGGCGCAGGTGGTGAACCTGTCGCTCGGCACCCAGACCCTGTTCGACGAGCCGTCGATCGCGCTGGGGGCAGCGCTCGAGGTCGTCGCCGAGATCGAGGCGGACCGCGGCTGGGAGACCGTCGTGGTCGCCGCCGCCGGGAACTTCGGCGACGAGACACCGACGTGG is a genomic window containing:
- a CDS encoding S8 family peptidase, with product MTRYPRDTDALGRPFGDDYRRSPLHASTSTGGAVPVSAARLARTPAGRSDRRQRAAMLERMRTGWDATHSQRLDIAVNKHDADTLVVNGEILVRASSWPEVSEELEEAGFSRVPLGYPDLESRLVRVEASKGTPMRRVEQVVRDLREEGHALSVSYVTPLGARPVLKPTAGGILPTPVTFASYADELSAHGAGVTVAVIDTGIAAEVRTDGWLDAVARHPTGPDDNIDALDAAPPDGYLDLYAGHGTFVAGAVAQVAPAATIVAYRAVGPGGAGSELDVAATLVRAVRDGAQVVNLSLGTQTLFDEPSIALGAALEVVAEIEADRGWETVVVAAAGNFGDETPTWPAAFNRVVAVGALTAALTPTTWSSRGSWVDISTVGEGVLSTYVQGSQSPEFTDAPQTFGTDAFARWMGTSFAAPQVAGAVARAMTELGISGPAAVNALLAAGKPVAGFGRALQILPGA